A region from the Oculatellaceae cyanobacterium genome encodes:
- a CDS encoding PadR family transcriptional regulator codes for MLELATLGLLLQEPLHGYRLKQQLEIFMSGCISANYGSIYPLLKRLEEGGEIAALGEEEGEAGSNRKIYSITEQGRDRWREKMLAHPHESWVNSRSRFLIKFVFFKYLQPAERLKLLEHRLMVSKLRLETPEPEIIPTDTYKKSAWKYTMQVLQGEINWINEQLAKEKLGIGERQLVIKE; via the coding sequence ATGTTAGAACTAGCTACGTTAGGCTTACTGCTACAGGAACCTTTACACGGGTATCGCTTGAAGCAGCAGCTAGAGATATTTATGAGTGGCTGTATCAGTGCCAACTATGGCTCGATTTACCCGTTATTAAAGCGATTAGAAGAAGGCGGTGAGATTGCGGCGTTAGGAGAAGAGGAAGGGGAAGCTGGTTCAAATCGTAAGATATATAGTATTACTGAGCAGGGGCGCGATCGCTGGCGAGAAAAAATGCTCGCTCATCCCCACGAGAGTTGGGTAAACAGCCGTTCTCGCTTCTTAATCAAGTTTGTCTTTTTTAAGTATTTGCAGCCAGCAGAACGCCTTAAGCTGCTGGAACATCGTTTAATGGTTTCAAAACTGCGTTTAGAAACTCCCGAACCTGAAATTATTCCCACAGATACCTATAAAAAATCAGCATGGAAATATACCATGCAAGTACTTCAAGGTGAAATTAATTGGATTAACGAACAACTTGCTAAGGAAAAATTAGGAATTGGAGAAAGGCAACTGGTAATTAAGGAATGA
- a CDS encoding GAF domain-containing protein, with amino-acid sequence MNNKTLKTLLDKITVNNSDSDAIFSALMPALAEALECDRTFLYLRYPETRMGKVPFCWCRSADIPTVLDVDWKEEPKSLPDEDPMFAAALRTAPSIFVEDVEAATPDVLNKDFEKKNFGHRALIHAHICHDGQLWGVLQPSMFGKPRVWTDKEHSLIATVVEKITPLVVAYVKKANN; translated from the coding sequence ATGAACAACAAAACTCTAAAAACCCTTCTCGATAAAATTACTGTAAATAATAGCGATTCAGATGCGATTTTTTCAGCTTTAATGCCTGCTTTAGCGGAGGCTTTGGAATGCGATCGCACTTTCCTTTATTTACGCTATCCTGAAACACGCATGGGTAAAGTGCCTTTCTGCTGGTGTCGCAGTGCTGATATTCCGACTGTACTTGATGTTGATTGGAAAGAAGAACCCAAATCCTTACCTGATGAAGATCCTATGTTTGCGGCTGCTTTGCGTACTGCACCATCTATATTTGTTGAGGATGTGGAAGCTGCTACCCCAGATGTATTAAATAAAGATTTTGAAAAGAAAAATTTTGGACACAGAGCATTAATTCACGCTCATATCTGCCACGATGGTCAACTTTGGGGAGTTTTGCAACCATCTATGTTTGGTAAACCGAGAGTGTGGACTGATAAGGAACACTCTTTAATTGCCACAGTTGTAGAAAAAATTACACCCCTGGTTGTTGCTTATGTTAAAAAAGCTAATAACTAG